The following DNA comes from Anastrepha obliqua isolate idAnaObli1 chromosome 1, idAnaObli1_1.0, whole genome shotgun sequence.
tgcacaaaactgagcaaaactATTTCCCGTAGATAACAGCTGTTTTAGttggttacatacatacaaacaatatttacaaaatacatcGGTGACAAAATGGATGAAGAAGACATCGAAATTTGCgacttatttcttaatttatttcaactatatattttatataaaaaatacaaggaCCAAAAAAAGTGCAGAAGGTATAAAGTTCGGCTATTAAATAGGAGTTGGGGCACAAGTTGTTATCAAATCCAAGTGTTCCGCCGAATGAAAACATTGGAGCCTGATAAATTGTTTTCACACACAAGGATGTCCCCGCCTGTGTATGAGCTGCTTTTAAAATTAGTGAGCAGTTCCTTGAGGAAGCCAAAATAGCGGATTGGTCCTGAGGAAAcactatttttagttttgctgtATGCATATTGAGAAAGCGAGGCTTCAAGtcgattaatatttatttcttattggtTGTTTAGATATTTGTCACAAGATGTAGTAGTTCttttattattgcaaaattcaggtacaatatacatatacatatttaaaaaaccacAGTATTCTCGTATACGCATAATTACAAAGTTTACATACTCAAAAAACCCAGCATTCAGGtatacgcatatgtacatatattaactaAATATGGGATATGTATCGATCATCGCTATCCAAGCTATTGTCGCAGTTATTACAATGATGCATTCAAACAACTATAGTTCTTTTAGTTAACTGTTATAGTTATAGTTATAGTTAACTGTTACACGAAGAACTGTGGCTGTCGGCTTACACTTATTCGTCGTTCATAGTCGTCAGTTAAGCAGTTCGGTTCATTTGAGTGTTTGCATGTTTCATTTCCATTTAACATGCAGCTATTTCATAGCTAAAGCGATAGTCACAGTTATTGCGCAAAAAACGACTATGCATTGAAAATGCCATAGTTGAAGTTCAGTCAGCAATTCGAACCCTGccatatacacatgtacatatgtatatgcatttatatatattcaGATCTAGAATTAAACATAAACGCAATCAGTAAGTGATAGCGACCTCAAAAATGTCTATCGGCCCACATTCCGGCTGCCTTCGTGATAACGTTTTGAAAATCTCTGTTGCTGGCTTGGTGATTAGAAGAATTCATTTGGCATTCATTAGTATTGTAAATCGGAGCAAAATGTTACGAAGACAATTCTCCTTCCGTATAGAAGACCAGGAAAGTTTCTAGAGAGCTACAATTCCCATTCAAATTAGacctccaaaatattttttaaaatttgtatttaaaaggaTTGATAATTTATTCTAGCTTTCTATTACAGATGAATAGGCGAATTTCTCGGGTTGAGTCCGGTGCGGACTTAAAGGATTATTTTGACCGCGGTGACGTTGCGTCGCGCGAGAATCGTTGGAACTTTGAAATAGCATGGGAGGTAGCTAACAAAGTTGGAGGTATCTATACGGTAATACGTTCGAAAGCGTATGTTTCCACTGAAGAGATGGGTGAGCAGCTTTGCTTAATGGGTCCTTACAAAGAGCACTGCGCACGCACGGAAATGGAGGAAATGGAGTTTCCTCGCGGTAATCCACTTCTGGAAGCAGTTAATACTATGCGATCGCGCGGTTACAAAATCCACACAGGACGTTGGTTGGTCGACGGTAACCCACAACTCATACTATTCGACATTGGATCTGGTGCATGGAAACTAGACCAATTCAAATCGGAATTGTGGGAGAAATGTCATATCGGTAAGAGAATTTCAGCATTTTCATGAATTATTGcatcaatatttcataaatttcaattaattttgtagGCGTACCACATTTAGATGTTGAAACGAACGATGCAATCATATTAGGCTTTATGATTGCTGAATTTCTTGAAGAGGTTTGTTTATATCTATAAGCCTTAAAATGTATTTGAATACCTCCTTTTCAATACCCTTTTTTTATAGTTTCGAAACCGTGCTTTGGATTACTCCAGTGCCCATGACTTGCAGACCCCACGCATTGTGGCTCACTTTCACGAATGGCAGGCGGGTGTTGGTTTGATCGCTCTACGAACGAAACACATAGAAGTCGCCACAGTTTTCACTACCCACGCGACACTTTTGGGTCGTTACCTCTGTGCTGGCAAAACTGACTTCTATAATAACCTGGGCAAGTTTGCTGTAGATGAAGAAGCTGGAAAAAGACAAATTTACCACCGGTATTGTATTGAAAGAGCTGCCACTCATTTGTCTCATGTGTTCACAACAGTATCTGAGATTACGGGCTATGAAGCGGAGCATTTGCTAAAGCGAAAGCCTGATATCATTACACCTAATGGTCTTAATGTGAAAAAGTTTTCTGCCATACATGAATTCCAAAACCTGCACGCAGTTGCAAAGGAAAAGATTAACGAATTCGTTCGAGGACATTTTTATGGGTTAGTTAAATAACTTATctcagtttaataaaaaaaattttaatcatttataaTTGAATAGACATATGGACTTCGATTTGGATAAGAcactttacttttttattgctgGTCGCTATGAATTTGGAAATAAAGGTGCTGATATCTTCATAGAATCATTGGCTCGGCTGAATGCAATGTTAAAACACGAAAAACCTGATACGACTGTTGTTGCATTCCTCATTTTTCCTACTAAAGTCAACAATTTTAATGTGGACTCGCTACGTGGGCACGCTGTTATTAAGCAGTTGCGCGATACCATCAATAATGTTCAAAATTCTATGGGAAAACGTATGTTTGACTCGTGTGTGAAAGGCCATATTCCAGGTCCGGACGAATTACTAACAAAGGAGGATTTAGTCAAAATTAAGCGGTGTATGTTTGCTATGCAAAGAGATTCAATGCCGCCAGTAACGACACACAATATTGTGAGACTTTGCTTAAACTTATTATTCCTGCTAATATTGTTTTGTGcatgtttttttcgatttcgttAATTTAGGTTGACGACTGGAATGATCCTGTTTTAGGCTCTATTCGCCGGTGTAATCTATTCAACTCAGTGCATGATAGAGTGAAAATGGTTTTCCATCCAGAGTTTTTGACATCCACAAATCCGCTATTTGGTATTGATTATGAAGAATTCGTGCGTGGTTGCCATTTAGGAGTATTTCCTTCATATTACGAACCTTGGGGATACACTCCAGCGGAATGTACTGTTATGGGTATTCCCAGTATAACTACAAACTTGTCTGGTTTTGGTTGTTTTATGAACGAACATATATGTGACCCGAAGTCATATGGTATCTATATCGTGGACCGTCGATATATTGGCTTAGAGAACAGTGTCCAGCAGCTTTCTGGCTTTATGATGGAGTTTGCAAGGTTAAACCGACGACAACGTATAATTCAGAGGAACCGAACAGAGCGCCTCAGTGATCTTTTGGATTGGAGAACATTGGGAATTGTaagtatatacaatattttgctAAATGTAGAAACATAATTGTTCCTCTTTTGAAAGTATTACCGCCAAGCTAGAGTTAAGGCACTTCAGGCAGTATATCCAGACTATGTAGACGAGGGGTCTCTTTACAGCTCAAGAAGCACATTGAACTTTTCTAGGCCTTTCAGTGAACCGCCAAGCCCTACGTCTTCCAGTAAGTGTATAATCTATAAGTGcgtattcaattattttgataaataaaatgattttctcAGGACACACAACACCCGCTCCATCAGTCCATGGTTCTGACGACGAAGATTCTGTAGACGATGAGAAAGAGTTGAAGGAATTAGGAATTAAGTAATGGCGTAAAAATGTTCCTGATAGAGAAATATTGCATTGTTTCAGACAGTAGAATTATAATTTACTCACATATTACTACTGCATACATTGCTAACTAACATTCATTTTTAGTAAGATTTTTAAAAGCAGTTATATGGTTAAATGTTATGTAGCAATTAGAgatctaaattattttataaatgttaAATTATTGTAACAATCTGTAATACAACAATACATAGCTGGATAAACTCAATCTCCAACGCATGTGAAAACatacaattaaattattgtaatggAAGAAAGAAGACTAGGAACAATCTGTAATACAAAAATAGCTGCAAGGAACACAATCTAGAACCTACGTACAAACACAATTGTAAAATTCAACTAACTACTTAGAAAACttgtatatgaaatataaaccGAAgcaata
Coding sequences within:
- the LOC129245572 gene encoding glycogen [starch] synthase is translated as MNRRISRVESGADLKDYFDRGDVASRENRWNFEIAWEVANKVGGIYTVIRSKAYVSTEEMGEQLCLMGPYKEHCARTEMEEMEFPRGNPLLEAVNTMRSRGYKIHTGRWLVDGNPQLILFDIGSGAWKLDQFKSELWEKCHIGVPHLDVETNDAIILGFMIAEFLEEFRNRALDYSSAHDLQTPRIVAHFHEWQAGVGLIALRTKHIEVATVFTTHATLLGRYLCAGKTDFYNNLGKFAVDEEAGKRQIYHRYCIERAATHLSHVFTTVSEITGYEAEHLLKRKPDIITPNGLNVKKFSAIHEFQNLHAVAKEKINEFVRGHFYGHMDFDLDKTLYFFIAGRYEFGNKGADIFIESLARLNAMLKHEKPDTTVVAFLIFPTKVNNFNVDSLRGHAVIKQLRDTINNVQNSMGKRMFDSCVKGHIPGPDELLTKEDLVKIKRCMFAMQRDSMPPVTTHNIVDDWNDPVLGSIRRCNLFNSVHDRVKMVFHPEFLTSTNPLFGIDYEEFVRGCHLGVFPSYYEPWGYTPAECTVMGIPSITTNLSGFGCFMNEHICDPKSYGIYIVDRRYIGLENSVQQLSGFMMEFARLNRRQRIIQRNRTERLSDLLDWRTLGIYYRQARVKALQAVYPDYVDEGSLYSSRSTLNFSRPFSEPPSPTSSRHTTPAPSVHGSDDEDSVDDEKELKELGIK